The Brasilonema sennae CENA114 genome includes a region encoding these proteins:
- a CDS encoding NAD(P)H-quinone oxidoreductase subunit H yields the protein MARLETRTEPMVLNMGPHHPSMHGVLRLIVTLDGEDVIDCEPVLGYLHRGMEKIAENRTNIMYVPYVSRWDYAAGMFNEAVTVNAPEKLANIPIPKRASYIRVIMLELNRIANHLLWFGPFLADVGAQTPFFYQFRERELIYDLWEAATGYRMVNNNYFRIGGVAVDLPYGWVDKCLDFCDYFVPKIDEYERLVTDNPIFRRRVEGIGTITREEAINWGLSGPMLRASGVKWDLRKVDHYECYDDFDWDVQWETAGDCFARYVVRMREMRESVKILRQAIKGLPGGPYENLEAKRLAAGKKSEWDAFDYQYISKKISPTFKIPKGEIYSRIESGKGEVGIYLIGDDNVFPWRWKIRAADFNNLQILPHLLKGVKLADVVVILGSIDIIMGSVDR from the coding sequence ATGGCAAGATTAGAAACCCGCACTGAACCCATGGTGCTGAACATGGGTCCCCACCATCCCTCAATGCACGGGGTGCTGAGACTGATTGTAACTCTGGATGGTGAGGATGTTATTGATTGTGAACCAGTACTCGGCTACTTGCACCGAGGAATGGAAAAGATTGCGGAAAACCGCACCAACATTATGTATGTCCCCTACGTGAGTCGGTGGGACTACGCAGCGGGGATGTTCAACGAAGCCGTGACTGTGAACGCCCCAGAAAAACTGGCAAACATTCCCATCCCCAAACGCGCCAGCTACATCCGCGTCATCATGCTGGAGTTGAACCGCATCGCTAACCACTTACTGTGGTTTGGTCCGTTCCTAGCTGACGTCGGCGCTCAAACTCCCTTCTTCTACCAATTCCGGGAACGGGAACTGATTTATGATCTGTGGGAAGCCGCCACAGGTTACCGGATGGTTAACAACAACTACTTCCGCATTGGTGGCGTGGCGGTGGACTTACCCTACGGTTGGGTTGACAAGTGCCTCGACTTCTGCGACTACTTCGTGCCTAAAATAGATGAGTACGAGCGCTTAGTGACTGATAACCCCATCTTCCGGCGTCGTGTTGAAGGTATTGGCACTATCACCCGTGAAGAAGCAATTAACTGGGGACTTTCTGGTCCAATGCTACGTGCTTCTGGTGTGAAGTGGGACTTACGCAAAGTTGATCACTACGAATGTTACGATGATTTCGACTGGGACGTCCAGTGGGAAACCGCTGGTGACTGCTTTGCCCGTTATGTCGTACGGATGCGGGAAATGCGCGAATCTGTCAAAATTCTTAGACAAGCCATCAAAGGACTTCCCGGTGGTCCCTACGAAAACCTGGAAGCTAAGCGCTTAGCAGCAGGCAAAAAATCTGAGTGGGATGCCTTTGATTACCAATACATCAGCAAGAAGATTTCCCCCACCTTCAAAATTCCTAAAGGTGAAATTTACTCTCGCATCGAAAGCGGTAAAGGTGAAGTGGGAATTTATCTGATTGGTGATGATAACGTCTTTCCTTGGCGGTGGAAGATTCGCGCAGCAGATTTCAACAATCTGCAAATTCTGCCTCATCTACTCAAAGGCGTGAAACTGGCGGATGTTGTCGTCATTCTCGGTAGTATTGACATCATTATGGGTTCTGTAGATAGATAA
- a CDS encoding PAS domain-containing sensor histidine kinase codes for MNLDKFSQRIEEVRQRSQFLESRASESPMPQQNALLEAIEQLNTALEELYVAQEELHQQNEQLNIANQQAENERQRYQELFDFAPDGYLVTNTDGKILQANQAATQLLNISKSFLIGKALVNFVPEEERRAFRNQFSGLSDIGRMQEWEIRLQARQGNIFDASLSVTPVFAPQDKFQGLRWLVRDITSRKQAEEKLRLIQKENLELQEVAHIKTQMMSVLSHELRTPLNSILGFSQLLLQRYYNLFPVELRDMIERIIKSGKHLLALIENMLDFSKLERDKLELNPEEFNLVELVRASTEELRCLAEQKNLSLVLHANIENPIVINDSVRLRQILVNLISNAIKFTDTGGVFVEVQQRNQHQVVLMVKDTGIGIPESELAHIFQEFWQVDKSTTRKYGGIGLGLAIADKLVRLMNGRITVESTINQGSTFRIQLPRNVSR; via the coding sequence GTGAATCTGGACAAGTTTAGTCAGCGAATAGAGGAGGTACGCCAGCGCAGCCAATTCTTAGAATCTCGTGCTAGTGAATCACCTATGCCCCAGCAAAATGCACTCTTGGAAGCTATCGAGCAACTTAATACCGCCTTGGAAGAATTGTATGTGGCTCAGGAAGAATTGCATCAACAGAATGAGCAATTGAATATTGCTAACCAACAGGCAGAAAATGAACGTCAACGCTACCAGGAATTATTTGATTTTGCACCGGATGGTTACTTGGTCACAAATACCGACGGGAAAATTTTGCAAGCCAACCAGGCGGCTACTCAACTGCTCAACATCTCGAAAAGTTTTTTGATAGGCAAAGCGCTGGTTAACTTTGTTCCTGAGGAAGAACGTCGCGCTTTTCGTAATCAATTCTCAGGGTTATCTGATATAGGGCGAATGCAAGAGTGGGAAATCCGCTTGCAGGCGAGACAAGGTAATATATTTGATGCTAGCCTGAGTGTCACTCCTGTGTTCGCTCCCCAAGACAAATTTCAAGGCTTGCGTTGGCTTGTGCGTGATATCACCTCCCGCAAGCAAGCAGAGGAAAAACTGCGGTTAATTCAGAAAGAGAATTTAGAGTTACAAGAAGTTGCACACATAAAAACTCAAATGATGTCAGTTCTCTCCCACGAACTGCGTACACCTTTGAATTCAATTTTGGGGTTTTCCCAACTGCTGTTACAGCGCTACTATAATCTGTTCCCCGTCGAATTAAGAGACATGATCGAACGGATTATTAAAAGTGGCAAACATCTACTAGCACTGATTGAGAATATGCTTGACTTCTCCAAATTGGAGAGAGATAAACTAGAACTTAATCCAGAAGAATTTAACTTAGTGGAGCTGGTGAGAGCAAGCACAGAGGAACTGCGTTGTCTTGCTGAACAAAAAAACCTCAGCTTAGTTTTGCACGCAAATATTGAAAATCCTATAGTTATCAACGATAGCGTTCGTCTACGCCAAATATTGGTTAATCTGATTTCCAACGCCATTAAATTCACAGATACAGGCGGCGTGTTTGTGGAAGTACAGCAACGAAATCAACACCAAGTCGTGTTAATGGTTAAGGATACGGGCATTGGCATCCCCGAATCGGAACTAGCACACATTTTTCAAGAATTTTGGCAAGTTGATAAGTCTACCACACGCAAGTACGGAGGTATTGGTTTGGGACTGGCGATCGCTGATAAATTGGTTCGCCTCATGAATGGTAGAATCACAGTTGAAAGCACCATTAACCAAGGTTCCACTTTCCGTATACAATTACCACGCAATGTTAGTCGTTAG
- a CDS encoding NAD(P)-dependent oxidoreductase, producing the protein MKVAFLGTGLMGLPMAQRLLEANIEVIAYNRTPEKLEPLKAAGAQVVKRPYQAINAADCSILMLSNAGAIYSVLLSDRSWQTVPGHSIIQMGTITPTESKEIRDAVVAAGGEYLEAPVLGSIPEVKDGKLIVMVGAHQEQYQRHLELFKHFGPEPLLVGPVGSASALKLALNQLIASLTTAFALSVGFAQHQGINVDLFMYVLRQSALYAPTFDKKLQRMLENNYDNANFPTKHLMKDIDLFISEARSTSLNLSSIEGVRDIIDMAMKMSFSDADYSSIFSAINASTDGA; encoded by the coding sequence ATGAAGGTAGCATTTCTGGGGACTGGATTGATGGGACTACCGATGGCTCAAAGGTTGTTAGAGGCGAATATAGAGGTTATTGCTTACAACCGCACCCCAGAAAAGTTAGAACCACTCAAAGCAGCTGGTGCTCAAGTGGTAAAACGCCCCTACCAAGCAATTAATGCTGCTGATTGTAGCATTCTTATGCTGAGTAATGCTGGAGCTATATACAGTGTTTTGCTTTCGGATAGGTCTTGGCAAACTGTTCCCGGACATAGCATTATTCAAATGGGGACAATTACTCCCACAGAAAGTAAAGAAATCAGAGATGCAGTTGTTGCTGCTGGTGGTGAGTATTTAGAAGCACCTGTTTTGGGTAGCATTCCAGAGGTCAAAGATGGCAAACTAATTGTGATGGTAGGCGCACACCAAGAACAATATCAACGCCACCTGGAGTTATTCAAACATTTTGGTCCAGAACCTTTACTTGTAGGTCCTGTAGGATCTGCGTCGGCGCTGAAACTGGCGTTAAATCAACTCATTGCTTCCCTGACAACAGCTTTTGCCCTGAGTGTTGGTTTTGCCCAGCATCAAGGTATCAATGTGGATTTGTTTATGTACGTTTTGCGCCAGAGTGCTCTTTACGCACCCACCTTTGACAAAAAATTGCAACGGATGCTTGAGAACAATTATGATAATGCGAATTTTCCGACAAAACACTTGATGAAAGACATAGATTTGTTCATCTCAGAGGCGAGATCTACTAGTTTAAATCTTAGTAGCATCGAGGGTGTACGCGACATCATAGATATGGCAATGAAAATGTCATTTTCTGATGCAGATTACTCATCAATCTTTTCTGCAATTAATGCATCAACTGATGGTGCTTAA
- a CDS encoding alpha-amylase family glycosyl hydrolase, with protein sequence MVASKVLPQVSTHEGMGNIVFTGGTAFRVWAPNARQVQVAFYNSRDQDNTSPSSLVSLASENNGYWSCDVPGISPDQLYRYQITNSETGAILYKIDPYAKQITNSVGKAIVRESEFPWTDDDFRMPDYNSLVIYELHLGTFDDDPGDRPGTLTRAAKGLDHLVELGINCVHLMPLSEFAADFSWGFNIALPFAIEETYGGIIEFKKFINRAHSLGIAVIIDSVFNHFGPSDLDEGLRRFDGWSQGEHGGIYFYNDDREATDWGPRPDFGRPEVRQFIRDNVMFMLDECHCDGLRIDSTCNVWGFNNGQGWNNEGFNLLRWISDEKNFFHHHPRNKIFIAEDWHNDGWVTRPTPQMGAGFDAEWHWFVHEARRALESPSDQSRDMDGVARALYARFNDDVFKRVIYIESHDESGNNDALARRIDPSNPESWFAKKRITLGAALVLTAPGIPMIWQGQEVFSIQKFTDQVPIDWSRKNTFNGIFQLYQRLCQLRRNWDNNTRGLRGQHINCHVVDNLNKVIAFHRWNEGGPGDDVIVILNFADRTWDSYRVGLPASGTWWCRFSSDWAGYSSDFGNVGGHPVSAEAVPKDNMPHSAGFAIGPYSALIFSQ encoded by the coding sequence ATGGTAGCTAGTAAAGTATTGCCTCAAGTCAGTACCCATGAAGGCATGGGTAATATTGTGTTTACTGGCGGCACAGCTTTCCGCGTTTGGGCACCCAACGCCCGCCAGGTTCAAGTTGCTTTTTACAATAGCCGAGACCAAGATAACACCAGTCCTTCTAGCTTAGTCAGTTTAGCGTCAGAAAATAATGGCTATTGGTCTTGTGATGTCCCTGGAATTTCACCCGATCAGCTTTATCGTTATCAAATTACTAATAGTGAAACAGGAGCAATCTTGTATAAGATTGACCCCTATGCCAAACAAATCACGAATTCAGTTGGCAAAGCGATTGTTCGCGAATCGGAGTTTCCCTGGACGGATGACGATTTTCGGATGCCAGACTACAATTCTCTGGTTATTTATGAGCTTCATTTAGGAACATTTGATGATGATCCGGGCGATCGCCCCGGAACCCTCACAAGAGCAGCCAAAGGACTCGACCATCTAGTTGAACTTGGTATCAACTGTGTTCATCTAATGCCCCTCAGTGAATTCGCCGCCGATTTTTCCTGGGGATTTAATATTGCTCTACCATTTGCGATTGAGGAAACTTATGGCGGGATTATTGAATTTAAAAAGTTTATCAATCGCGCCCATAGTTTAGGAATTGCCGTTATTATTGACAGCGTATTTAATCACTTTGGTCCTAGTGATTTAGACGAAGGTTTAAGGCGCTTTGATGGATGGTCTCAAGGCGAACATGGAGGGATTTATTTCTATAACGACGATAGAGAAGCAACTGACTGGGGACCTCGACCTGACTTTGGACGTCCGGAAGTACGGCAATTTATCCGTGATAACGTGATGTTTATGTTAGATGAATGTCATTGTGATGGGTTAAGGATTGATAGCACATGCAATGTCTGGGGATTCAATAACGGTCAAGGCTGGAATAACGAAGGCTTTAATTTACTACGTTGGATTAGTGATGAGAAAAACTTTTTCCATCACCATCCCAGAAATAAAATCTTCATTGCTGAAGATTGGCACAATGACGGATGGGTAACACGTCCAACACCACAGATGGGGGCAGGTTTTGATGCTGAATGGCATTGGTTTGTCCATGAAGCACGACGTGCTTTAGAAAGTCCCAGCGATCAATCTCGAGATATGGATGGAGTTGCTCGCGCTCTTTACGCCCGGTTCAATGATGATGTCTTTAAGCGGGTTATCTATATTGAATCCCACGATGAATCCGGCAATAATGATGCACTAGCTCGCCGAATCGATCCCTCAAATCCTGAATCCTGGTTCGCCAAAAAGCGAATCACCCTTGGGGCAGCTTTAGTTTTGACAGCACCTGGAATTCCAATGATTTGGCAGGGACAAGAAGTTTTCTCAATTCAAAAATTTACTGATCAAGTTCCAATTGACTGGTCTCGCAAAAATACTTTTAACGGGATATTTCAGCTTTATCAACGTCTTTGTCAGCTTCGACGCAATTGGGACAACAACACTCGTGGGCTGAGAGGACAGCACATCAACTGTCACGTCGTCGATAACCTCAATAAAGTCATTGCCTTCCACCGTTGGAATGAAGGTGGCCCAGGAGATGACGTCATTGTGATCTTAAATTTTGCTGATCGCACTTGGGATTCTTATCGTGTAGGGTTACCCGCTTCGGGGACTTGGTGGTGCCGTTTTTCTAGCGATTGGGCAGGCTACAGCAGCGATTTTGGTAACGTAGGGGGACATCCCGTCAGTGCTGAAGCAGTGCCAAAGGATAATATGCCTCATAGTGCTGGTTTTGCGATCGGTCCCTATAGTGCTCTGATTTTTTCTCAGTAA
- a CDS encoding class I SAM-dependent methyltransferase translates to MPSNQELCKAIAHRITTSPQKRITFAEYMDMVLYHPQTGYYSTKALKLGKEGDFFTSVHLGADFGELLAVQFFQMWEILGQPVPFSLVEMGAGQGLLALDLLKYIKQQYPDFFNALDYVIVEKSSVLRQEQQQQLREFSVRWFNLEEIPTHSVTGCFFSNELVDALPVHQFVLQEGRLQEIFVTTQEEGTGNREQGAGSREQGAGNREHSKIPVSTSIPVASFVEVADTPSTTKLEEYFELVGINISSYADGYRSEVNLAALDWLSLVAERLQRGYLLTIDYGYPASRYYNPMRSQGTLQCYYNHQRHNDPYINIGTQDITTHVDFTTLERWGDRCGLDKVGFTKQALFLMALGLGERIAALSYTQQPISQLLHRRDVLHQLLDPLGIGGFGVLVQAKGLTKQEATQPLKGLSVPEQMQIS, encoded by the coding sequence ATGCCTTCCAATCAAGAATTATGTAAAGCGATCGCACACCGGATCACGACAAGTCCCCAAAAGCGAATCACTTTCGCTGAGTATATGGACATGGTGTTATATCATCCGCAAACTGGTTACTATTCCACAAAGGCGCTGAAGCTGGGAAAGGAAGGTGATTTTTTTACTTCTGTTCACCTTGGTGCTGACTTTGGTGAGTTACTGGCGGTACAATTTTTCCAAATGTGGGAAATTTTAGGACAACCTGTGCCATTTTCTTTGGTAGAAATGGGAGCAGGTCAAGGACTGTTGGCTTTAGATCTTCTTAAGTATATCAAGCAGCAGTACCCTGATTTTTTCAATGCTCTGGATTATGTGATTGTTGAAAAATCTTCAGTTTTAAGGCAAGAACAACAGCAACAGCTGCGAGAATTTTCTGTACGCTGGTTCAATTTGGAGGAGATTCCAACTCACTCTGTCACTGGCTGCTTTTTTTCTAATGAGTTGGTGGATGCTTTACCTGTGCATCAATTTGTTTTGCAAGAAGGACGATTGCAGGAGATTTTTGTCACAACGCAGGAAGAGGGAACAGGGAATAGGGAGCAGGGAGCAGGGAGCAGGGAGCAGGGAGCAGGGAACAGGGAACACTCAAAAATTCCCGTATCTACTTCTATTCCTGTAGCATCATTTGTGGAAGTTGCAGATACACCTTCAACAACCAAACTTGAGGAATATTTTGAGCTTGTAGGAATAAATATCAGTTCTTACGCTGATGGTTATCGTAGTGAGGTTAACTTAGCTGCATTGGATTGGTTGAGTTTAGTGGCAGAGCGTTTGCAGCGTGGATATCTGTTGACGATTGATTATGGTTACCCTGCCAGTCGTTATTATAATCCTATGCGATCGCAAGGTACGTTACAGTGTTACTACAATCATCAACGCCATAATGACCCATATATCAATATTGGGACACAGGACATCACAACTCATGTTGATTTTACCACTTTAGAACGATGGGGCGATCGCTGCGGATTAGATAAAGTTGGTTTTACCAAGCAGGCGTTGTTTTTGATGGCTTTGGGCTTGGGAGAACGAATTGCTGCCCTCTCTTATACACAGCAACCCATCTCACAGTTGCTGCACCGCCGAGATGTCCTGCATCAGCTTTTAGATCCTCTGGGTATTGGTGGATTTGGTGTTCTGGTTCAAGCCAAAGGACTAACCAAACAAGAAGCTACACAACCATTAAAAGGACTGAGTGTGCCAGAGCAAATGCAAATATCATGA
- the rsmH gene encoding 16S rRNA (cytosine(1402)-N(4))-methyltransferase RsmH: MKREIERMEVQDFFHVPVLSGQVIEGLAVRPDGHYLDATVGGGGHSRLILEAAPDVRVTAIDQDEDALAAAQKILGAFGERVKFIHSNFAAYDFPLSKYTGIIADLGVSSHHLDTSERGFSFRAPANLDMRMNRRQSLTAADVINDWDEAELANIFFQYGEERLSRRIARRIVQQRPFHMTTELAEAIASCVPPKYRYGRIHPATRVFQALRIVVNNELKSLETFLSKAPNALVPGGKIAIISFHSLEDRIVKHSFKDSPFLQVLTKKPIEAQEEEIVNNPRARSAKLRIAERVEEQ; the protein is encoded by the coding sequence ATGAAGCGTGAGATAGAGAGAATGGAGGTACAAGATTTTTTTCATGTGCCTGTTTTGAGTGGTCAGGTAATTGAGGGTTTGGCTGTCCGTCCCGATGGGCATTATTTGGATGCAACGGTAGGCGGTGGCGGTCACAGTCGCCTGATTTTAGAAGCTGCACCCGATGTGCGAGTAACGGCTATTGACCAGGATGAGGACGCTTTGGCTGCGGCGCAAAAGATATTAGGGGCGTTTGGTGAACGTGTAAAATTTATTCATAGCAATTTTGCGGCGTACGATTTTCCACTGAGCAAGTATACCGGAATCATTGCTGATTTGGGCGTTAGTTCTCATCATCTGGATACATCTGAACGGGGTTTTAGTTTTCGCGCCCCAGCAAATTTGGATATGCGGATGAACAGGCGACAATCTCTGACAGCGGCTGATGTGATTAATGATTGGGATGAAGCTGAACTGGCAAATATTTTCTTTCAATACGGTGAAGAAAGGTTGTCACGGCGCATAGCCAGACGGATTGTTCAACAACGTCCATTTCACATGACAACAGAATTGGCAGAGGCGATCGCCTCTTGTGTTCCCCCAAAATACCGCTACGGCAGAATTCACCCAGCTACCCGCGTTTTTCAAGCGTTACGAATTGTCGTCAATAACGAGTTAAAATCCCTGGAAACTTTTTTGAGCAAAGCACCGAATGCTCTCGTACCAGGTGGCAAAATTGCAATTATTAGCTTTCACAGTTTAGAAGACCGTATTGTCAAGCATAGTTTTAAAGATTCGCCCTTCTTGCAGGTTTTGACGAAAAAACCCATAGAAGCACAAGAAGAAGAAATTGTCAATAATCCCCGCGCTCGTTCTGCAAAGTTGAGGATAGCCGAGAGGGTTGAGGAACAGTGA
- a CDS encoding Crp/Fnr family transcriptional regulator, with amino-acid sequence MSPTFRNSNENRLLAILPTEEYERLLPHMESIFLPLKQILYEMNEPIEYVYFPKNGIVSLVTIMEDGATAEIATVGNEGMIGVPVFLGADQIPGQAFSQVPGESMRMKAEEFKIFVTPGSPLYKILQRYTHTLFNQIAQSAACNCLHSIEKRFCRWLLMTRDRVQSDEFLLTQEFLAQMLGVRRASVSEVASIFQKAGMISYRRGQMRILDRTALEAASCECYAKVKQEFERLLGGN; translated from the coding sequence GTGTCACCAACCTTTCGTAATTCAAATGAAAATCGGCTTTTGGCTATCTTGCCAACAGAAGAATACGAACGTCTCCTCCCCCACATGGAGAGCATCTTTTTGCCTTTGAAGCAAATTCTTTACGAGATGAACGAACCGATTGAGTACGTCTATTTCCCGAAGAATGGTATTGTCTCTTTAGTTACTATTATGGAGGACGGCGCGACAGCCGAAATCGCTACAGTGGGTAACGAAGGAATGATAGGTGTGCCTGTATTCCTGGGAGCAGATCAAATTCCTGGGCAAGCTTTTTCACAAGTTCCTGGTGAGTCGATGCGGATGAAGGCAGAGGAATTTAAAATTTTTGTGACTCCAGGCAGTCCGCTTTACAAGATATTACAACGTTACACACATACACTCTTCAACCAGATTGCTCAATCAGCTGCTTGCAACTGCTTGCACTCTATCGAGAAACGATTCTGTCGTTGGCTTTTAATGACTCGCGATCGAGTACAATCTGACGAGTTCTTACTCACTCAGGAGTTTCTTGCTCAAATGCTGGGGGTTCGTCGTGCTAGTGTAAGTGAGGTCGCAAGCATTTTTCAGAAAGCTGGGATGATTAGCTACAGACGTGGGCAAATGAGAATTCTTGACCGAACTGCCTTAGAAGCGGCTTCGTGTGAATGTTATGCAAAAGTCAAACAAGAGTTTGAGCGCTTGCTTGGTGGTAATTGA
- a CDS encoding CheR family methyltransferase encodes MSNQETNPELEDLLEYIKRNRGFDFSGYKRTSLSRRIQRRMQTISIENYTDYLDYLEVHPDEFIELFNTILINVTAFFREGQAWEYVASEIIPAILANKHLNKPIRVWSAGCASGEETYSIAILLAEALGMEQYTTRVKVFATDVDVEALNMARQASYNPKDIESVPANLQQKYFERVNGRYIVQKELRRGVIFGRHDLVQDAPISKIDLLVCRNTLMYFNTETQAKILDRFHFALNDNGFLFLGKAEMLFTRNHSFTPIDLRRRVFTKVPNGNLRDMLLSMANSSRQQAVPEIVDQIRLHEAAFEIDPVAQLVVDLNSIVILANAETRNLFNLNPRDLGRPLQDLELSYRPVELRSRIDHVRSTRRPIILKDIEWSTTDREMKSLDVQIMPLMDDNTDEILGTKIVFIDVTRFKNLQQELVNANQELETAYEELQSTNEELETTNEELQSTVEELETTNEELQSTNEELETMNEELQSTNEELQTINEELRQRSQELNRVNGFLESILTSLRVGVVVLSPDLHVLIWNRKAEDLWGLRFDEVFSKHFMSLDINLPLEPLRQPIRAIISGDSEHYEVLLDAINRRGRAIQCQVICNPLLGNASDIQGLIILMEERPQVE; translated from the coding sequence ATGAGTAACCAAGAAACAAATCCGGAACTAGAAGATTTATTAGAATATATCAAACGCAATCGTGGGTTCGATTTTAGCGGTTATAAGCGCACCAGCTTAAGCCGTCGAATTCAGAGACGCATGCAAACAATTAGTATTGAAAATTATACTGATTACTTAGACTATTTAGAGGTACACCCAGATGAGTTTATTGAGCTATTCAACACAATATTAATCAACGTCACAGCTTTCTTCCGTGAGGGACAAGCTTGGGAGTACGTCGCAAGTGAAATTATTCCTGCAATACTTGCTAACAAACATTTGAATAAACCAATCCGAGTATGGAGTGCAGGATGCGCTTCTGGGGAAGAAACCTACAGCATAGCGATTTTGCTTGCTGAAGCACTGGGTATGGAACAGTACACAACACGGGTGAAAGTGTTTGCCACGGATGTAGACGTGGAAGCTCTTAATATGGCTCGCCAAGCAAGTTACAATCCAAAAGATATTGAAAGCGTTCCCGCAAATCTACAGCAAAAATACTTTGAGCGAGTTAACGGTCGCTACATAGTTCAAAAAGAATTGCGTCGCGGTGTTATATTTGGTCGCCATGACTTGGTACAAGATGCACCCATCTCCAAGATTGACCTACTGGTGTGCCGTAATACTTTGATGTATTTTAATACCGAAACCCAAGCAAAAATTCTTGATCGCTTTCACTTTGCTCTGAATGATAATGGTTTTTTGTTTTTGGGGAAAGCAGAAATGTTGTTTACTCGCAATCACTCGTTTACCCCTATAGATTTACGGCGACGGGTATTTACCAAAGTTCCTAACGGCAATCTTCGAGATATGCTGTTAAGTATGGCTAATTCTTCTAGACAGCAAGCGGTGCCAGAAATTGTTGACCAAATCCGCCTTCATGAAGCAGCCTTTGAGATTGATCCGGTCGCTCAATTAGTCGTGGACCTCAACAGTATTGTTATATTGGCTAATGCTGAAACTCGTAATTTGTTTAATCTCAATCCTAGAGATTTGGGTCGTCCGTTGCAAGATTTAGAGCTTTCTTATCGACCTGTGGAGTTGCGATCGCGCATTGATCATGTTCGCTCCACTCGTCGCCCCATCATCTTAAAAGATATTGAGTGGTCCACTACAGACCGCGAAATGAAATCTCTCGACGTACAGATAATGCCCTTGATGGACGACAACACCGACGAAATCTTGGGTACAAAGATTGTCTTCATAGATGTGACTCGATTTAAAAATCTGCAACAGGAACTCGTAAACGCCAATCAAGAATTAGAAACAGCTTATGAAGAACTCCAATCCACAAACGAAGAATTAGAGACTACCAACGAAGAACTTCAATCGACAGTAGAGGAGCTGGAAACCACAAACGAAGAACTACAATCCACCAACGAAGAATTAGAAACTATGAACGAAGAACTGCAATCTACCAACGAAGAATTGCAGACTATCAACGAAGAATTGCGCCAACGTAGCCAAGAACTCAACAGAGTCAACGGTTTTTTAGAATCTATCCTGACTAGTTTACGTGTTGGCGTGGTTGTTCTAAGTCCCGACTTGCATGTCCTAATCTGGAACCGCAAAGCAGAAGATTTGTGGGGTTTGCGATTTGATGAAGTTTTTTCCAAGCACTTTATGAGTTTGGACATTAATTTGCCGTTGGAGCCACTCAGACAACCCATACGCGCAATTATCAGTGGGGATTCGGAACATTATGAAGTGTTGCTAGATGCTATAAACCGCCGGGGTAGAGCGATTCAGTGTCAGGTGATTTGCAACCCGCTGTTGGGTAACGCCTCTGATATCCAAGGACTTATTATCCTAATGGAAGAGCGCCCGCAAGTAGAATAG